The segment CTGACCGAGGCGACCGGCGAACTCGTAACGCTCGTGATCGAAGAAGCCGGTCGGTCCGTGATCCTCCACGAGGAGTTCGAAGATCAGTCCCTCGAGCTGGGTATCTATCCGGGGATGACGTTCCCGTCGCACTCACACGCACCCGGGAAGACGATCCTCGCTCACATGTCCGACGAACGGCTCGAGGAGGTTCTCGAGACGCGCGGCCTCCCGAAGGTGACCGAACAGACGATCACGGACAGGGAGACGCTGCTCGAGGAACTCGCGGAAATTCGAGAGCAGGGGTATGCAGTCGACTGGGATCAGCAGGTCGATGGTATGGGTTTGCTCGCGGTTCCGATCGTCGTCGAGGGTACTCTCAAGGCCTGTCTCGGTATCGCCGTCCCGACCGGCCGGCTCAAGAACGAGTCCTACCAGCAGACGCTCCTGCGCGAGGCGGAGGAATCGGCCGATACGATCAGAATCAAGTATCGGTACGGCCAGTGACCGACCGACCGGCTACGGTGGGCTGACTTCCGCCGATCGGTCTCGAACGACCTGTGAATAGATATAATCTGACATTATATGAGTCATATTTGAAAACTTACTACTATTTGGTTCGACTGGTCGACATCGTTCTCGTTGTCCACTCCGGACGACCGAACGACCGAAAACACGCGTACTATACGTTTAAGCTCTGTATTCGTATCCATATCTGGGACTCATTCACGAGCGATTCGATTCATGATAACAACTCTCACTGGAACTTTTCCGGGCTG is part of the Halostagnicola kamekurae genome and harbors:
- a CDS encoding IclR family transcriptional regulator encodes the protein MPSATPSLTSVQRAFDVIRLLWETNGAGPSEIAARMEIPKSTAHVYLRTLESTGYVVNRGGEYSLSYKFLSTGSRIKYRSRIYQVSKLELKRLTEATGELVTLVIEEAGRSVILHEEFEDQSLELGIYPGMTFPSHSHAPGKTILAHMSDERLEEVLETRGLPKVTEQTITDRETLLEELAEIREQGYAVDWDQQVDGMGLLAVPIVVEGTLKACLGIAVPTGRLKNESYQQTLLREAEESADTIRIKYRYGQ